Sequence from the Acidimicrobiia bacterium genome:
TTCTTGTTGAACGAACGCAGATTGTCTGCGAAGTCGGGACTCGACGAAAACGCCCAGATCGCTGGAAGTCGATCAGCGTCCTCTGGTACGAGGACTGCCACGTTGTCGTCGTAGAACTCCCCGTGGTACTCGTAGTACCCGCCCGCCCCGAGCCCACGCACGATCTCGATGCACTCGTCGAACCGACGTCCTCGGCGTTCCCACGGAAGTCCGACGATCTCGTAGTCGTCGGGCCACGGGCTCGAACCCACGCCGAGCACCAGACGGTTCCCGGTGAGCACCGCCACCGACGTGGCCTCCTTCGCGAGCACGACGGGATGACGCATCGGCATCTTCAACACGAACGTGTGGAACTCGATGCGCTCGGTGGCCGCACCCATCGCCGCGATCGCGGTCATCGTTTCGATGAACGGCTTGTTCTCGAGGAACTCTCGCGTGCCGTCCGGGTTGTACGGGTACTTGGACGACGACGCGCGCGGATACGCAATGCTGTCGGGCACTGCGATGCTGTCGAATCCGATCTCTTCAGCCGCTCGAGCGAGTGGGATGTAGAAGGACGGGTCGATCATCGCGATCGGTGTCGTGAACCTCATGCGCGGGACGCTACCGCGTTCAGATCGTGGCGGCGACGGCCTCCGCCCACCGTTCACTGTTCCCGAAGTGCGTGTCGAGCACCGACGCGCGCTTCCAGTAGCGCTGCACGTCGAGCTCCCAGGTGTACCCGATGCCGCCGTGCACCTGGATGCATGCGTGCGCGTTGGCGAGCGCGGCGTCGCCGGCCACGATCTTCGCGACCGCCGCGGCGCGTACAGGTGCGTCGTTGCTCCGGCCGTCGAGCGTGCACGCGGCGGCGTACACCGCGCCGCGCGCGACCTCCGAGCGGACGAGCATGTCGGCCACGATGTGCTTGACCGCCTGGAACGAGCCGATCGGCCGGCCGAACTGCTCGCGTTCTTTGGCGTACTCGGTCGCGAGCTCCACCGTGCGGGCCGCGATCCCGAGCTGGAGGGCGCTGGTCAGCACGAGCCCAACGAGGAGGAGTTGCTGGGCGACCTCGGGACCACCGAACGACTCGCCCGCGGGCAACGAACCGGTCACCAGCCGGATCGGCGTGAGCGCGTCGAGAGGCCGCTCGGCGTCGGCGCCCTCGATGACGTCCGGGTCGACGATGCGCACCCCGTCCGCATCGAGCACGAGCAGCGCGTCGAGATCGGCCGGGTGCTCGATCACCAGGATCTCGTCGTCGAGCTCGACGAGTCCGACGACGACGTGGCCCGCGGCAGCTTCGGGCGAGATCCTCGCCGCCAGCTCGGTGGCCACGAGCGGGCCGGGCACGAGGGCGCGGCCGAGCTCCTCGAACACCAGCGCGGCCTCCGAGACCCCGAGCCCCAGACCACCGTCGTCTTCGGGCACGCGGAGCGAGAACACGCCGGTGTCACCGAGCTCGTGCCACAGCTCCCGATCGAGGCGGGCGCCGGCATGCTCGATGTTGCGGACGACGTCGGGTGGGAATCGGCCGTCGAGGAATGCGCGGATGCCAACCTGTAACGAGACCTGGTCGTCGGTGAGCTCGAAGTCCACGGCTCAGCGCTCTCGGGGCAGACCGAGCACGCGCTCGCCCACGATGTTGCGCTGCACTTGCGACGTGCCCGCGGCGATGCTCATGCGCAACGCCCAGAAACGCGCCTGCACGTGACGCCCCGACGGCAGGTCACCGAGGTCGTCGATCGAGAGCGACGCGCGTTCGAGTAGGTGCATGGCGATGTCGCCCAACTGGTTGCGGAGGTCGGTGAACGCGAGCTTGAACACGCTCCCGCCGACACCCACCACGCCGGTGCGCTGCGCCTGCGAGATGTTCCGCTTGGTGAGCGCCCACAGCGCGTCGAGCTCGGCCGCGACACGCCCGATGTCGCGCCGTAGCCCGGCATCTTCCCATCGCGTCGCGCCCTTGCTGGTGAGGTGTTGCGCGAGCTCGACGAGGTCGCGGATCAGCTCCTCGGTCTGCATGACGTCGGCGACGAACGCGGTGCCGCGCTCGAAGCTCAGGGTGACGTTCGCGACGCGCCACCCGTCGTTCTCCTCGCCCACCCGATTCGCCACGGGCACCCGCACGTCGTCGAGGAACACCTCGCAGAACTCAGTGGCTCCCTCCATGGCGCGGAGCGGGCGCACGTCGATCCCGGGCCGGTCCATGGGCACGATCAACCAGGTGATGCCGGCCTGCTTCTTCACGTCGGGGTCGGTGCGCACCAGCATCTCGCCGTACTCGGCCACGTGCCCGAAGCTCGTCCAGATCTTCTGGCCGTTGAGCACGTACTCGTCACCGTCGCGGACCGCGCGGGTCCGGAGACTGGCGAGGTCGGACCCCGCGTTGGGTTCGGAGAACCCTTGGCACCAGACCTCATCACCCCTGAGCATTGTGGGGAGGTGGAAGGCCTTCTGCTCGGGCGAACCCTCGGCGATCAGGGTGGGACCGGCGTGCAGCTGGGCCACGAAATTGCAGCCCACGTAGGGCGCCCGCGCCCGTTCCGTCTCCTCGATGTAGACGAGGTGCTCGGTGGGCGTGGCGCCGCGCCCGCCGTACTCCTTCGGCCAGTTGATTCCCGCGTACCCGGCGTCGTACAGCGTGCGCTGCCAGCCGGTGTCGTAGGCCCGGCGCGCGTCCCATTCGTCCGGGTCGGGAGCGGGCCCGTACTTGGGAACGGCGTCCTCGAGCCACTCGCGCAACTCGGCGCGAAACGCCTCCTCTTCCTCGGTGTACCGGAGGTCCATGCGGCCCGGAGCGTATCGCCCAACGAACTTGCGTCAACAAAGGTCGTAGAGCGACCACAGACGACGCCGGTTCGTTGTGGGTGGTCAGGAGAACTGCTGGCGCAGCTCCCGCTTGAGCACCTTGCCGGCCGGGTTGCGCGGCAGCGCGTCGACCAACTCGAGCTGTTCGGGCAACTTCTGCGGCGTGAGGTCGGCAGCCTTCAGGTGCTCGATCATCTCGAGGAACGTGAACGTCTCGCCCGGCGTGCACACGACCACCGCGCAGGCGCGCTCCCCGCTCGCAGCATCGGGCACACCCACGACCGCGACGTCGGCGACCTTCGGGTGCGCGAACAGCAGGTCTTCGATCTCCTTCGCGGAGATGTTCTCGCCCTTGCGGATGATGATGTCCTTCAGACGGCCGGTGATCGTCACGAATCCTTCGTCGTCGATCGCACCGAGGTCGCCGGTGCGGAACCACTTGCCGCCGTTGGAATCGTCGGTGAAGCCGTCGGCGTCGAGGCTCGAGTCGAGGTACCCGAGGCACACCTGCGCGCCGCGCACCTGCAGCTCGCCTTCCTCGCCGAGCTTGGCCACGGCGTCATCGACGGTGATCGCACGCAGCTCGACCCCCGGGCATGCCTTCCCTTCGGTGGTGGCCTTCTTCTCGTCGGGGTCGTCGAGCTCCATCATCGTGTTGATCGGCGACTCGGTGAGCCCCCAGCCGGCAATCGCCGGCGCGCCCATCTCTTCCATCAGCTCGTAGTGGATGTGCGGTGGCTTCGGCGCGCCGCCGCCGGCAAACACACGCACTTCCGGGAACAACGGCACACCCGGCTGCCTGCGCTGCGCGGCGAGATACGCCTGCCAGAACACGGTGCCCGCCGGGGCAACCGTGACCCTGCGCCGCGCGAGGAACCTTGGTGAGTCCTCGGGGCTGAAGATCTCGACGAGCAGCAGTTCGGCGCCGGTCTCCATGGTGTTGAACATCCACACGACTCCGCCGACATGCGTGATCGGGAAGACGACAGCAACGCGATCGCTCGGATCACACCGTAGCGACCACTGCATGCCGAGGTTGGCCGCCGCGATGCTGGCGTCGGTGTGCCGAGCGCCCTTCGGATCGGCGACGGTGCCCGACGTGTAGAAGAGCCAGCGCATGCGGTTGTCGTCACCACTCGCGGGCGGCCCGAGCGTGGCGGGGTCACCCTCGGGCAGGTCGGGATCGGCCACGAGGATCTCCACGTCGAGGTCTTCTGTGGCTTCGCGCGCCATCTTCTCGTAGTCGACGTTTCGGAAGGTGCCGGGCACTACGAGCACGCGGCAACCGGTCTGGCGGGCGATGAACCCGACCTCACGGTGCCGGTAGATCGGGAGGATCGGGTTCTGCACCGCGCCGAGACGCGCCAGCGCGCCGATCAACACGAACGCCTCGATGCGCGACGGCAGGATCCACGACACGTTGGTGCCCTCGCCCACACCGCGCGCGGCAAGCCCCGCTGCGACGCGCTCGCACCACTCACGGAAGTCCGCGTAGGTCCACGAGCGGTCCTGTTCGTCGACCGCCATCACTTTGTCGGGAGTGAGCGCGGCGCGCTCCTCGACGAGCCGCCAGAGGCTCTTGCCCGCAGTGTCGATGTTGCCGGGCATCGGCCAGGGCCTGCCGGGCGCGGTCTCCCCAGTGGTGGTGCTGGTCACGAGAACGTGAGCACGCCGCGCGCGATCGACCCGCTCTCCATCGCGTGGATCGCCTTCTCGAACTCCGCCATCGGGAACGTCACCGACACGAGTTCGTCGAGGAGAATCGCGCCGCGGCGGTAGAGATCGATGATGAGCGGGATGTCGCGCTGCGGCGAGATCGTGCCCGCGCGGCACCCGATGATCCCGCGGTCGACCTGCGTGAGCCGCTGGTAGAGCCCGTGGAACTCGGTGGTCATGCCCGACACGCCGATCACCACGCACGTGCCGCCCCAGTCGAGCGCCTCGAGCGCGTTGCTGGTGACGTCGGGGAACGCGACGCAGTCGAACGACCAGTCGACGCCGCCCGCGTTGAACGGCCCGCGAGGGCTGTCGTCGCTGAACGGCTCGAGCGCGATGATCGCGTCGACGATGTCGTCGCGCGTGCCGTCGAGGAAGTCGGTGGCCCCGAACTGCTTCGCGAGCGCGGCCTTGTCGGCCGCGATGTCGATGGCGATGATGCGGCGCGCGCCCTTCACCTTGAGGGCCTGGATCACGTTGAGGCCCACGCCGCCGACGCCGAAGACCGCCGCGGTCTGGCCGAGCTCCACGTTGGCCCGGTTGAGGACCGCGCCCATGCCGGTGACCACCCCACAGCCGACCAGCGCGGCCGACGTGAGCGGCACGTCGTCGGGAATGGGCACCACCTGCACGTCGCGCACGACCGTGCGATCGGCGAACACGGAAGCGGCGGCGAAGTTGCTCACGCCCTTGCCGTCGAGCGTGAAGATCTCGCTGGCGTTCCCGAGCGTCTGGCGGCACGATGTGGGGCGCCCGTTGTTGCACTGGTCGCAGAAGCCGCATGCAGCGAGCGTGGCGATGATCACGTGGTCGCCGGGCTTCACGTGCGTGACCGCCTCACCCACTTCGGCCACGATGCCGGCGCCCTCGTGCCCGCACACCGCCGGCACGGGCCACGGGTAGAGGCCGGACATGAACGACAGGTCGCTGTGGCACATGCCGGCGGCCACGATCTCGACGACCACCTCGCGGGGTCCCGGCGCGCGGAGCTCGAGCCCCTCGACCAGCGTTGTCGACTC
This genomic interval carries:
- a CDS encoding LLM class flavin-dependent oxidoreductase, which produces MRFTTPIAMIDPSFYIPLARAAEEIGFDSIAVPDSIAYPRASSSKYPYNPDGTREFLENKPFIETMTAIAAMGAATERIEFHTFVLKMPMRHPVVLAKEATSVAVLTGNRLVLGVGSSPWPDDYEIVGLPWERRGRRFDECIEIVRGLGAGGYYEYHGEFYDDNVAVLVPEDADRLPAIWAFSSSPDFADNLRSFNK
- a CDS encoding acyl-CoA dehydrogenase family protein is translated as MDFELTDDQVSLQVGIRAFLDGRFPPDVVRNIEHAGARLDRELWHELGDTGVFSLRVPEDDGGLGLGVSEAALVFEELGRALVPGPLVATELAARISPEAAAGHVVVGLVELDDEILVIEHPADLDALLVLDADGVRIVDPDVIEGADAERPLDALTPIRLVTGSLPAGESFGGPEVAQQLLLVGLVLTSALQLGIAARTVELATEYAKEREQFGRPIGSFQAVKHIVADMLVRSEVARGAVYAAACTLDGRSNDAPVRAAAVAKIVAGDAALANAHACIQVHGGIGYTWELDVQRYWKRASVLDTHFGNSERWAEAVAATI
- a CDS encoding acyl-CoA dehydrogenase family protein yields the protein MDLRYTEEEEAFRAELREWLEDAVPKYGPAPDPDEWDARRAYDTGWQRTLYDAGYAGINWPKEYGGRGATPTEHLVYIEETERARAPYVGCNFVAQLHAGPTLIAEGSPEQKAFHLPTMLRGDEVWCQGFSEPNAGSDLASLRTRAVRDGDEYVLNGQKIWTSFGHVAEYGEMLVRTDPDVKKQAGITWLIVPMDRPGIDVRPLRAMEGATEFCEVFLDDVRVPVANRVGEENDGWRVANVTLSFERGTAFVADVMQTEELIRDLVELAQHLTSKGATRWEDAGLRRDIGRVAAELDALWALTKRNISQAQRTGVVGVGGSVFKLAFTDLRNQLGDIAMHLLERASLSIDDLGDLPSGRHVQARFWALRMSIAAGTSQVQRNIVGERVLGLPRER
- a CDS encoding AMP-binding protein, whose translation is MTSTTTGETAPGRPWPMPGNIDTAGKSLWRLVEERAALTPDKVMAVDEQDRSWTYADFREWCERVAAGLAARGVGEGTNVSWILPSRIEAFVLIGALARLGAVQNPILPIYRHREVGFIARQTGCRVLVVPGTFRNVDYEKMAREATEDLDVEILVADPDLPEGDPATLGPPASGDDNRMRWLFYTSGTVADPKGARHTDASIAAANLGMQWSLRCDPSDRVAVVFPITHVGGVVWMFNTMETGAELLLVEIFSPEDSPRFLARRRVTVAPAGTVFWQAYLAAQRRQPGVPLFPEVRVFAGGGAPKPPHIHYELMEEMGAPAIAGWGLTESPINTMMELDDPDEKKATTEGKACPGVELRAITVDDAVAKLGEEGELQVRGAQVCLGYLDSSLDADGFTDDSNGGKWFRTGDLGAIDDEGFVTITGRLKDIIIRKGENISAKEIEDLLFAHPKVADVAVVGVPDAASGERACAVVVCTPGETFTFLEMIEHLKAADLTPQKLPEQLELVDALPRNPAGKVLKRELRQQFS
- a CDS encoding alcohol dehydrogenase catalytic domain-containing protein produces the protein MRGIVYDGESTTLVEGLELRAPGPREVVVEIVAAGMCHSDLSFMSGLYPWPVPAVCGHEGAGIVAEVGEAVTHVKPGDHVIIATLAACGFCDQCNNGRPTSCRQTLGNASEIFTLDGKGVSNFAAASVFADRTVVRDVQVVPIPDDVPLTSAALVGCGVVTGMGAVLNRANVELGQTAAVFGVGGVGLNVIQALKVKGARRIIAIDIAADKAALAKQFGATDFLDGTRDDIVDAIIALEPFSDDSPRGPFNAGGVDWSFDCVAFPDVTSNALEALDWGGTCVVIGVSGMTTEFHGLYQRLTQVDRGIIGCRAGTISPQRDIPLIIDLYRRGAILLDELVSVTFPMAEFEKAIHAMESGSIARGVLTFS